AACCTAATCTATTGCTATTTTTAGTTAATTAATCTATTCTATAAGTCATTTCAATTTCTTGAAATGACCTAACAATAGATTATTTACCTTCTTTTTCTTTTAATTTCTCTAATTTGGCTATAGCTTTTTTTGCTTCATTTCTTTTCCAAGTCATTTTATGTGCTGTGAATGGTTCAAGTTTTTCTATTAAAGATATATCTTTAAACTTAGATAATGCATAAATAGCATGACCATTTACTTCTTCATCATCCAATAAAGAAATTAAAACTTCCTTTACTCTTTCTTCTTTAAATGCGCCCATATAATTAACTATCATTTGCCTAGCACTTCCATTAGATTTGTCAGTAATAATTTCTATGTAATCATCTATATATCTTTTATCAGAAATCTCTCCTATAGCATTTCCTATTGCCCATCTTTTACCTATCTCATTTTTATCCATCTCTTTATATATTTTCAATAAGGTTTCAGTTGCTTCTGTATAGCCTTTTACAGTTAAACATCTCGCTACCCATTCTTTATCTACTGGTTTTGTTAACTTTTTTATCCATTTTAATAATGGGAAAATTAATATTTTATCATTTTTCCCAATTTTCATAATGTCATTAATATTTCTAAAGTTATAGCCATATGAATTTAACTCATTTATTATATCCTTTTGTTCTTTTTCTGTCATTTTATTACTCTCCTATATATTTTATAATTATATTTCCTTTTTCTACTTCTTCCAATAATGGTTTTGTTAGTTTTGTATTTGGGCGTATTTCTAAATAAAAATCTAAACTTTCTCTTTGTGCATAGAGATTAAAATCTTTTATTTGATTTGTATACGATTGTTTTTTTACATTTTTAATCTCTCTTAAATAACCTTTAACTTTATCTAGTTCATCTGGAAATCTCCGTTTAGCAGTTTGTGTAATAGATTCTATTTTAGTCTTTTTAACTTCAGGATTTATTCCAGCATCCAATTCACCTTGTTTTCCCTTTGCTCTAGCTTCCTCTAATTTATTTTTTGAATTATTATTTTCTATTAAATTACTGCTTGAGTTTCCAGGAAGATTGGAACTTATTGCTTTTACTATTCCTCCTGTTCCTATTGCTTTTGATACATCCAATGGAATATTTATTGAGCCTGCTCCTGCTATTGCTACTGTTTCTCC
The genomic region above belongs to Fusobacterium russii ATCC 25533 and contains:
- a CDS encoding putative toxin; protein product: MAQNTFEGLKNFGEVTTLGIGNYQAEKLSHISAGQVQYGTLKEVYARKEKLYLDAKSGTDMLSSFATTAISSKIPKVVLEVDIPNLPRGGNLITPAGETVAIAGAGSINIPLDVSKAIGTGGIVKAISSNLPGNSSSNLIENNNSKNKLEEARAKGKQGELDAGINPEVKKTKIESITQTAKRRFPDELDKVKGYLREIKNVKKQSYTNQIKDFNLYAQRESLDFYLEIRPNTKLTKPLLEEVEKGNIIIKYIGE
- a CDS encoding HEAT repeat domain-containing protein, with product MTEKEQKDIINELNSYGYNFRNINDIMKIGKNDKILIFPLLKWIKKLTKPVDKEWVARCLTVKGYTEATETLLKIYKEMDKNEIGKRWAIGNAIGEISDKRYIDDYIEIITDKSNGSARQMIVNYMGAFKEERVKEVLISLLDDEEVNGHAIYALSKFKDISLIEKLEPFTAHKMTWKRNEAKKAIAKLEKLKEKEGK